From Candidatus Omnitrophota bacterium, one genomic window encodes:
- a CDS encoding LysM domain-containing protein codes for MSKTTFIIKDGESIEAIKLEGDEIFQKPLPEGCERLKYTVKEGETAFDIAHKFEVNPYELWTFLTEKYGSDSLYTGQEIEIPHILIKKELPKPNEQKEDSQG; via the coding sequence ATGTCGAAAACAACTTTTATCATCAAAGATGGTGAATCTATAGAAGCTATTAAATTAGAGGGTGACGAAATCTTCCAAAAACCTCTTCCCGAAGGCTGTGAACGATTGAAATATACCGTTAAAGAGGGAGAAACCGCCTTTGATATTGCCCACAAATTTGAAGTTAATCCCTACGAGCTTTGGACTTTTCTAACGGAAAAGTACGGTTCGGATTCTTTATACACCGGCCAGGAAATAGAAATTCCCCATATTCTGATAAAGAAAGAACTTCCAAAACCTAATGAACAAAAGGAGGATAGTCAAGGTTAG